The genomic window CCCTTGTCTCTAAGATTGACCACAAACTATAATCAGGGCCTGATTTACCCACAGGTTAATAAGGAGCCTAGGGCGCAAGGACAAGGGGGCGCGGCGGTGGCTCTGAGTTGAGACAAGCGGGGGGCGGATATACATAGTCAGCCTACGGCGGTCAGAGCTCTAAGTCAGGCCCTGACTATAATCCATTGGATTTAGATCAGGCGAGTGGGGCGAGTAGGGTGGCCACTCTTTTGAACTTATGAATCCGGGAAAATTATCATTGTACTTGATGCTTACCTCGCATACCAGAATAAGAGAATCTTTCACAAAACTCAGCCACTACTATAATTATCACTATTCTAGGAAACCGGTCCTTCACCTGAAacaagttttattatattattacgaaAATCTTAAGTTTCCCTTTGTTCAGATGACAGTCACATTTATTAAAACTAGTGTCTGTGCCAATTCTTAAGATTATATTTATTGCCGATCTACTGGGTTGTGGCAAAAATCTTTGTAGGCGACGCATATATTTTATGTGAACTGTACTTTTAGGTTTAtcaatttttattgttgttggTTAATTTTGGTACTTGTTACGCCATCTAGTGTAAACTATTCTAATTAAAGCTACATAAAACAATGAACGGTAGCGAGCCCAAGTCATACGCTGCACCTATATATGTAACTGTAGGTAGGAGTACATTTCCAGAATTCACACCCGCCGCGTTGGCTCCTCGCTCGCTCATAGTTTTGGCCTCGTATTTCGCGAATTTACGCCTTTTATTTAACCTGTCGCCTACAATAAAGTGGTCTTCGAACCGAATCTGTGCTAGAAGTGATGTACAGGACCCCATCGCAGGTTAAAACTCGTAGACAACATCGCCGCGAACTCGAGCGCACGCAATTgcaaatggcgagtacatcgagcaacgcgcccgcgcccgcgcccgcggaaCCTATAGTTAATAAGTTCCTAGACCTCGGCACCGATAGTGAAAAAGTGAAACAGCCGAAGGATTTGGAACAAGTGAAAATGGAAACACCAAAAAGTGTACGTGGTTCGATTTCGTCTGCCAAGTCGGAGTTATCTACGTCATCATCCATTGCAAGACGTAAGCAATTAGAATTTGAAGCCGCTCAGGCCAAGGCCCAGATTGAGTTGGCACTTATTGATAAAAAGCTAGAAGCTGATCTAGCCCAAGTTGACGCCGAAGAATCGCAGAGGGAAAATGAGCGCGGTAGTGAAGCGAGCGGAGGTGCGCCTAGCAACAGAGCGCGGTCTAGCGTCGAACGATGGTTGAGTCAAGGTCACGACGAAACTACTTACATACCGCAGCCAGATGTGCCCTATCAGCCACAGCAGCAAGCACTGCCACCCAACCCTGCACCAGCACCCGTCAACTTACCTATAGTCCGGCAACCCGATGTCCCCAGTGACAGCATTCGAGAACTAGCGCTTACCTTGAAGGATATCATGACGAACTCGTCAGCCAAGCGCGAGGATCGTTTGCTTAGCCGCCTGTCTACGCCACGAGACTTACCGATTTTCAGCGGCGACAGCGTCGAATGGTTGCACTTTAAAAAGGCTTACACGGAATCTACTCGAGTTTGTGAGTTCAGTGAGTCTGAGAACCTGGAGAGACTACGTAAAGCACTGCGAGGCGACGCCAAGGACACGGTCACCGCTCTGCTGATCGGTAACACCCCGCCCGCAGCCGTCATGGAAGCTCTCGAATTAAGGTTTGGCCGATCGGAAGTCATCATCATGAACCTTACGACGCAGCTGAAGAAGCTACCTTCGTTACCCACGTCGTACCATTATGACCTAATTGATTTTTCAATTAAAGTAAATAACTGCGTAGCAACAATAGGTGCGCTAAATAAGCCAGATTATCTACGCAGCCCTGAGCTCGCATCAGCTGTTCTTAACAAGCTACCGAGCACTTTGATTGGCAAATGGACCGATTTCGCATACAAAAGATTAGATGAAGACCAGCCTAAGTTGACCCTAATCTCTGAGTTTCTTAAACAAGAAGCACAAATGTTATCACTAGTTGGAATGACACAGGTACGTGAACAAAGTAAGCTGAGTGAAATAAAAACTACAGCAAAGTACTCAAGTGATAACAAAGTCCGTATTAATCGGCCTGTATTAACAACTAAAGCCGTCGAGGAAAACAAAGATTGTAAATTTTGCTCAAAAGGATTTCACCCGCTACCAGAGTGCCGTGTGTTCAAACGTGCCATGCGCCGTGATAGATGGAAGTTCATCAAATCGCAAGGACTTTGTTATTGTTGTCTGACGTCACGACACGACAGAGAAACATGCCCCGCGCCCGTTTGCGACATAAATGGTTGTGGACTCGCACACCACAAGATACTACACTGGAAGAAGCCTACGTCATCACAATCAGCTGACGCGGTCGTCGACCCGCCGCCCGAGCCGGCCCCGGCGCAGGCTCAACCGCCGGCCCCCGAGCCGGCACCTTCGGCCCCCGACACCGTGGCACATGTTACATCGGATTGTGCTAAACCTTCTTCTACGGATAACGTTATGGTAAAAGTAGTGTCAGTGCGATTGCGTGGACCTAAAGGTACCGTAAGTACATACGCGCTACTGGACGATTGCTCTTCAGTGTCTATGATAGACTCTGACCTAGCAACCGAGCTAGGTCTTAAATGTGAACAACCGCGTTCTATAAAGTTTACCGACGCGTTTGGACTAGAAGTGTACCAATCAGCCGTACCGACCGTCATCGCTCAGATAAGTGgacaaaacaataacaatagtTATGACATTAAGTTGCGTAAAGTGTCTAAATTACATTTACCAGCACAAGATTTGTCTGTAATTAGGAGTTTAAATTGTAAACGTTTATCTCATATTAAGGATTATGTGTGTAAAAGTCGTGTTATGCCGCGCATTCTTATTGGGGAAGATAATTACTTTTTAATCGCTCCGATTGAAATCATTCATGGTAGTGAAACCGAGCCCTATGGATCTCTGTGCAAGTTAGGTTGGTCAATTCATGGCAATTGTGGTCGCACTCACTCTAACGCTGCCAACGTGTTCCATCTCAGTCACACAGACAGCGAGAATATAGGTGAAttaaatgatttaattaaaCATTCTTTTTCCCTAGACTCCATAGGAATTTCAACCTTACGCCGTGAAAATAGCGATCATTTAAGGGCGTTGCAGATATTAGAAAATTCCGCGCGCCTTATCGGAAATCAATGGGAGGTTGGTCTGCCGTTCAAGAAGGACGTATGCACCATGCCAGATACACGCGAAGCTGCCTTAACGCGACTACAGTCTTTAATGCGCAAATTTGCTAAAGACGACGCGTACGCAGATCGCTACCGAATGGAGGTAAACAAGCTGTTTGCCGCTGGTTATGCACGTGAGCTCAAGGAAAATGAACTTTCGGCCGACCGCGTATGGTATCTCCCGCACTTCGGAATTCAGAATCCCAACAAACCTGGTAAGTTGAGACTTGTTTATGATTGTGCTGCTAAAGTAAATGGGAATTgtcttaatagttatttattaacggGACCAGACTTATATAACTCACTTAT from Cydia strobilella chromosome 11, ilCydStro3.1, whole genome shotgun sequence includes these protein-coding regions:
- the LOC134745315 gene encoding uncharacterized protein LOC134745315; the encoded protein is MYRTPSQVKTRRQHRRELERTQLQMASTSSNAPAPAPAEPIVNKFLDLGTDSEKVKQPKDLEQVKMETPKSVRGSISSAKSELSTSSSIARRKQLEFEAAQAKAQIELALIDKKLEADLAQVDAEESQRENERGSEASGGAPSNRARSSVERWLSQGHDETTYIPQPDVPYQPQQQALPPNPAPAPVNLPIVRQPDVPSDSIRELALTLKDIMTNSSAKREDRLLSRLSTPRDLPIFSGDSVEWLHFKKAYTESTRVCEFSESENLERLRKALRGDAKDTVTALLIGNTPPAAVMEALELRFGRSEVIIMNLTTQLKKLPSLPTSYHYDLIDFSIKVNNCVATIGALNKPDYLRSPELASAVLNKLPSTLIGKWTDFAYKRLDEDQPKLTLISEFLKQEAQMLSLVGMTQVREQSKLSEIKTTAKYSSDNKVRINRPVLTTKAVEENKDCKFCSKGFHPLPECRVFKRAMRRDRWKFIKSQGLCYCCLTSRHDRETCPAPVCDINGCGLAHHKILHWKKPTSSQSADAVVDPPPEPAPAQAQPPAPEPAPSAPDTVAHVTSDCAKPSSTDNVMVKVVSVRLRGPKGTVSTYALLDDCSSVSMIDSDLATELGLKCEQPRSIKFTDAFGLEVYQSAVPTVIAQISGQNNNNSYDIKLRKVSKLHLPAQDLSVIRSLNCKRLSHIKDYVCKSRVMPRILIGEDNYFLIAPIEIIHGSETEPYGSLCKLGWSIHGNCGRTHSNAANVFHLSHTDSENIGELNDLIKHSFSLDSIGISTLRRENSDHLRALQILENSARLIGNQWEVGLPFKKDVCTMPDTREAALTRLQSLMRKFAKDDAYADRYRMEVNKLFAAGYARELKENELSADRVWYLPHFGIQNPNKPERSPQWRGLEQPHPTGGACVLGKVAQRA